A DNA window from Helianthus annuus cultivar XRQ/B chromosome 15, HanXRQr2.0-SUNRISE, whole genome shotgun sequence contains the following coding sequences:
- the LOC110910245 gene encoding CSC1-like protein At4g02900 isoform X3: MATLSDIAVSAAINSLSAILFLVAFAILRLQPINDRVYFPKWYLKGIRDSPTSSGTYVKKFVNLDVKMYLKFLNWMPAALRMPEPELIEHAGLDSAVYIRIYLLGLKIFCPIALLSFAVLVPVNYTGENFEELKTNMKDLTYSDIDKLSISNVAPGSSRLYAHIAMAYVFTCWTCYTLYNEYMIVAKMRLHFIANERRRPDQFTVLVRNVPPDADESVSEHVEHFFCVNHPDHYLTHQVVYNANTLADMVLEKKGLQNWLTYYTNKYERHPNKRPTTKTGFCGLWGKNVDAIDFYNEQIETLSKQEEAERERVLNDPNAIMASAFVSFRSRWGAAVCAQTDQSHNPTKWLTQWAPEPRDVYWDNLAIPYVELNLRRLLMAVALFGLTFCFMVPIAFVQTLANIEGIQKVFPFLRPLIEMGSVKSVIQGYLPGIILKIFLILLPTIIMTMSKIEGWTALSALETRSAGKYYLFLLVNVFLGSIITGTALQQLKEFMNQSPTEIPKTVGVAIPMKATFFITYVMVDGWSGVAAEILRLVPLIVFHLKNTFLVKTEKDREEAMDAGSLTWAVSEPRIQLYFLLGLVYSTVTPILLPFIVIFFAFAYLVFRHQILQGPV; encoded by the exons ATGGCTACTCTTTCGGATATTGCTGTATCCGCTGCTATTAATAGTCTATCTGCAATACTGTTTCTGGTTGCATTCGCTATCTTACGCCTTCAGCCCATCAATGATAGAGTTTACTTCCCAAAATGGTATCTCAAGGGCATAAGAGATAGTCCAACTAGTTCTGGAACTTATGTGAAGAAATTTGTCAATCTAGATGTCAAAATGTACCTAAAGTTCTTGAATTGGATGCCTGCTGCCTTACGAATGCCGGAGCCGGAGCTTATCGAACACGCAGGGCTTGATTCCGCTGTGTACATTCGGATATACCTTCTTGG CTTGAAAATATTTTGCCCCATCGCTCTGCTTTCGTTTGCTGTATTGGTGCCTGTTAATTATACAGGTGAGAATTTTGAGGAGTTGAAAACGAATATGAAAGATCTAACGTACAGTGATATTGACAAGCTCTCAATATCCAATGTCGCCCCGGGATCAAGCAG GTTGTACGCCCATATAGCAATGGCGTATGTCTTCACGTGTTGGACATGCTACACTCTTTACAATGAATACATGATTGTAGCAAAAATGAGGCTGCATTTTATTGCTAATGAAAGACGTCGTCCTGATCAATTTACA GTACTTGTAAGGAATGTTCCTCCAGATGCTGACGAATCAGTTAGTGAGCATGTTGAACATTTCTTCTGTGTTAATCACCCTGATCATTACCTTACACATCAG GTAGTGTACAATGCAAATACTCTTGCAGATATGGTGCTAGAAAAAAAGGGTCTACAAAATTGGCTTACGTACTACACCAACAAGTACGAGAGACACCCTAATAAAAGGCCAACAACCAAG ACAGGTTTTTGCGGTCTTTGGGGAAAAAATGTTGATGCTATTGATTTTTATAATGAACAAATCGAGACTCTAAGCAAACAA GAGGAGGCTGAAAGAGAAAGAGTGTTAAACGACCCAAACGCCATTATGGCATCAGCATTTGTTTCATTTAGATCACGGTGGGGTGCAGCTGTTTGTGCTCAAACGGACCAATCACATAATCCCACCAAATGGCTCACACAGTGGGCCCCGGAACCACGTGATGTATACTGGGACAATTTAGCCATACCGTATGTTGAGCTTAACTTGAGAAGATTGCTCATGGCTGTTGCTCTATTTGGTCTTACTTTCTGTTTTATGGTCCCTATAGCCTTTGTTCAAACTTTGGCTAATATTGAAGGAATTCAGAAGGTTTTTCCCTTTTTGAGACCTCTTATTGAAAT GGGATCGGTCAAGTCGGTAATTCAAGGTTATCTTCCCGGGATTATATTGAAGATATTTCTTATTCTTCTACCAACAATTATAATGACTATGTCAAAAATAGAGGGATGGACCGCACTTTCAGCTTTGGAGACGCGTTCAGCTGGGAAATACTACTTATTTTTGCTTGTGAATGTGTTTCTTGGAAGCATAATTACAGGAACTGCCCTTCAGCAACTTAAAGAATTCATGAATCAGTCCCCAACTGA GATCCCAAAGACGGTTGGTGTGGCGATCCCGATGAAAGCGACATTTTTCATAACATACGTAATGGTAGACGGTTGGTCAGGAGTTGCGGCAGAGATCCTTAGATTGGTTCCTTTGATAGTATTTCACTTGAAAAACACATTTCTTGTAAAGACCGAAAAGGACAGAGAAGAGGCAATGGATGCCGGTTCGTTAACTTGGGCCGTATCTGAGCCCCGGATACAGTTGTACTTCCTGCTTGGATTAGTGTACTCTACCGTCACCCCTATACTACTCCCGTTCATTGTCATCTTTTTCGCCTTTGCCTATCTGGTTTTTCGCCATCAG ATTCTGCAAGGGCCGGTTTGA
- the LOC110910245 gene encoding CSC1-like protein At4g02900 isoform X2, translating to MATLSDIAVSAAINSLSAILFLVAFAILRLQPINDRVYFPKWYLKGIRDSPTSSGTYVKKFVNLDVKMYLKFLNWMPAALRMPEPELIEHAGLDSAVYIRIYLLGLKIFCPIALLSFAVLVPVNYTGENFEELKTNMKDLTYSDIDKLSISNVAPGSSRLYAHIAMAYVFTCWTCYTLYNEYMIVAKMRLHFIANERRRPDQFTVLVRNVPPDADESVSEHVEHFFCVNHPDHYLTHQVVYNANTLADMVLEKKGLQNWLTYYTNKYERHPNKRPTTKTGFCGLWGKNVDAIDFYNEQIETLSKQEEAERERVLNDPNAIMASAFVSFRSRWGAAVCAQTDQSHNPTKWLTQWAPEPRDVYWDNLAIPYVELNLRRLLMAVALFGLTFCFMVPIAFVQTLANIEGIQKVFPFLRPLIEMGSVKSVIQGYLPGIILKIFLILLPTIIMTMSKIEGWTALSALETRSAGKYYLFLLVNVFLGSIITGTALQQLKEFMNQSPTEIPKTVGVAIPMKATFFITYVMVDGWSGVAAEILRLVPLIVFHLKNTFLVKTEKDREEAMDAGSLTWAVSEPRIQLYFLLGLVYSTVTPILLPFIVIFFAFAYLVFRHQDAMKKDTLERATEPNLNLKLYLQDAYVHPVFKGSMEFERPRVVDEEENSPLVATKRSIRRRGNQGNQEDNAEDIMVSPEGGSKAGPSSRKW from the exons ATGGCTACTCTTTCGGATATTGCTGTATCCGCTGCTATTAATAGTCTATCTGCAATACTGTTTCTGGTTGCATTCGCTATCTTACGCCTTCAGCCCATCAATGATAGAGTTTACTTCCCAAAATGGTATCTCAAGGGCATAAGAGATAGTCCAACTAGTTCTGGAACTTATGTGAAGAAATTTGTCAATCTAGATGTCAAAATGTACCTAAAGTTCTTGAATTGGATGCCTGCTGCCTTACGAATGCCGGAGCCGGAGCTTATCGAACACGCAGGGCTTGATTCCGCTGTGTACATTCGGATATACCTTCTTGG CTTGAAAATATTTTGCCCCATCGCTCTGCTTTCGTTTGCTGTATTGGTGCCTGTTAATTATACAGGTGAGAATTTTGAGGAGTTGAAAACGAATATGAAAGATCTAACGTACAGTGATATTGACAAGCTCTCAATATCCAATGTCGCCCCGGGATCAAGCAG GTTGTACGCCCATATAGCAATGGCGTATGTCTTCACGTGTTGGACATGCTACACTCTTTACAATGAATACATGATTGTAGCAAAAATGAGGCTGCATTTTATTGCTAATGAAAGACGTCGTCCTGATCAATTTACA GTACTTGTAAGGAATGTTCCTCCAGATGCTGACGAATCAGTTAGTGAGCATGTTGAACATTTCTTCTGTGTTAATCACCCTGATCATTACCTTACACATCAG GTAGTGTACAATGCAAATACTCTTGCAGATATGGTGCTAGAAAAAAAGGGTCTACAAAATTGGCTTACGTACTACACCAACAAGTACGAGAGACACCCTAATAAAAGGCCAACAACCAAG ACAGGTTTTTGCGGTCTTTGGGGAAAAAATGTTGATGCTATTGATTTTTATAATGAACAAATCGAGACTCTAAGCAAACAA GAGGAGGCTGAAAGAGAAAGAGTGTTAAACGACCCAAACGCCATTATGGCATCAGCATTTGTTTCATTTAGATCACGGTGGGGTGCAGCTGTTTGTGCTCAAACGGACCAATCACATAATCCCACCAAATGGCTCACACAGTGGGCCCCGGAACCACGTGATGTATACTGGGACAATTTAGCCATACCGTATGTTGAGCTTAACTTGAGAAGATTGCTCATGGCTGTTGCTCTATTTGGTCTTACTTTCTGTTTTATGGTCCCTATAGCCTTTGTTCAAACTTTGGCTAATATTGAAGGAATTCAGAAGGTTTTTCCCTTTTTGAGACCTCTTATTGAAAT GGGATCGGTCAAGTCGGTAATTCAAGGTTATCTTCCCGGGATTATATTGAAGATATTTCTTATTCTTCTACCAACAATTATAATGACTATGTCAAAAATAGAGGGATGGACCGCACTTTCAGCTTTGGAGACGCGTTCAGCTGGGAAATACTACTTATTTTTGCTTGTGAATGTGTTTCTTGGAAGCATAATTACAGGAACTGCCCTTCAGCAACTTAAAGAATTCATGAATCAGTCCCCAACTGA GATCCCAAAGACGGTTGGTGTGGCGATCCCGATGAAAGCGACATTTTTCATAACATACGTAATGGTAGACGGTTGGTCAGGAGTTGCGGCAGAGATCCTTAGATTGGTTCCTTTGATAGTATTTCACTTGAAAAACACATTTCTTGTAAAGACCGAAAAGGACAGAGAAGAGGCAATGGATGCCGGTTCGTTAACTTGGGCCGTATCTGAGCCCCGGATACAGTTGTACTTCCTGCTTGGATTAGTGTACTCTACCGTCACCCCTATACTACTCCCGTTCATTGTCATCTTTTTCGCCTTTGCCTATCTGGTTTTTCGCCATCAG GATGCGATGAAAAAAGATACACTAGAAAGGGCAACAGAACCGAACCTTAACTTGAAACTGTATCTCCAAGATGCATACGTACACCCGGTTTTCAAAGGCTCAATGGAGTTTGAAAGACCGAGAGTTGTTGATGAAGAAGAAAACAGTCCACTTGTTGCAACAAAAAGGAGTATTCGTAGAAGGGGTAACCAAGGGAATCAAGAAGACAATGCTGAGGACATAATGG
- the LOC110910245 gene encoding CSC1-like protein At4g02900 isoform X4, with the protein MATLSDIAVSAAINSLSAILFLVAFAILRLQPINDRVYFPKWYLKGIRDSPTSSGTYVKKFVNLDVKMYLKFLNWMPAALRMPEPELIEHAGLDSAVYIRIYLLGLKIFCPIALLSFAVLVPVNYTGENFEELKTNMKDLTYSDIDKLSISNVAPGSSRLYAHIAMAYVFTCWTCYTLYNEYMIVAKMRLHFIANERRRPDQFTVLVRNVPPDADESVSEHVEHFFCVNHPDHYLTHQVVYNANTLADMVLEKKGLQNWLTYYTNKYERHPNKRPTTKTGFCGLWGKNVDAIDFYNEQIETLSKQEEAERERVLNDPNAIMASAFVSFRSRWGAAVCAQTDQSHNPTKWLTQWAPEPRDVYWDNLAIPYVELNLRRLLMAVALFGLTFCFMVPIAFVQTLANIEGIQKVFPFLRPLIEMGSVKSVIQGYLPGIILKIFLILLPTIIMTMSKIEGWTALSALETRSAGKYYLFLLVNVFLGSIITGTALQQLKEFMNQSPTEIPKTVGVAIPMKATFFITYVMVDGWSGVAAEILRLVPLIVFHLKNTFLVKTEKDREEAMDAGSLTWAVSEPRIQLYFLLGLVYSTVTPILLPFIVIFFAFAYLVFRHQDY; encoded by the exons ATGGCTACTCTTTCGGATATTGCTGTATCCGCTGCTATTAATAGTCTATCTGCAATACTGTTTCTGGTTGCATTCGCTATCTTACGCCTTCAGCCCATCAATGATAGAGTTTACTTCCCAAAATGGTATCTCAAGGGCATAAGAGATAGTCCAACTAGTTCTGGAACTTATGTGAAGAAATTTGTCAATCTAGATGTCAAAATGTACCTAAAGTTCTTGAATTGGATGCCTGCTGCCTTACGAATGCCGGAGCCGGAGCTTATCGAACACGCAGGGCTTGATTCCGCTGTGTACATTCGGATATACCTTCTTGG CTTGAAAATATTTTGCCCCATCGCTCTGCTTTCGTTTGCTGTATTGGTGCCTGTTAATTATACAGGTGAGAATTTTGAGGAGTTGAAAACGAATATGAAAGATCTAACGTACAGTGATATTGACAAGCTCTCAATATCCAATGTCGCCCCGGGATCAAGCAG GTTGTACGCCCATATAGCAATGGCGTATGTCTTCACGTGTTGGACATGCTACACTCTTTACAATGAATACATGATTGTAGCAAAAATGAGGCTGCATTTTATTGCTAATGAAAGACGTCGTCCTGATCAATTTACA GTACTTGTAAGGAATGTTCCTCCAGATGCTGACGAATCAGTTAGTGAGCATGTTGAACATTTCTTCTGTGTTAATCACCCTGATCATTACCTTACACATCAG GTAGTGTACAATGCAAATACTCTTGCAGATATGGTGCTAGAAAAAAAGGGTCTACAAAATTGGCTTACGTACTACACCAACAAGTACGAGAGACACCCTAATAAAAGGCCAACAACCAAG ACAGGTTTTTGCGGTCTTTGGGGAAAAAATGTTGATGCTATTGATTTTTATAATGAACAAATCGAGACTCTAAGCAAACAA GAGGAGGCTGAAAGAGAAAGAGTGTTAAACGACCCAAACGCCATTATGGCATCAGCATTTGTTTCATTTAGATCACGGTGGGGTGCAGCTGTTTGTGCTCAAACGGACCAATCACATAATCCCACCAAATGGCTCACACAGTGGGCCCCGGAACCACGTGATGTATACTGGGACAATTTAGCCATACCGTATGTTGAGCTTAACTTGAGAAGATTGCTCATGGCTGTTGCTCTATTTGGTCTTACTTTCTGTTTTATGGTCCCTATAGCCTTTGTTCAAACTTTGGCTAATATTGAAGGAATTCAGAAGGTTTTTCCCTTTTTGAGACCTCTTATTGAAAT GGGATCGGTCAAGTCGGTAATTCAAGGTTATCTTCCCGGGATTATATTGAAGATATTTCTTATTCTTCTACCAACAATTATAATGACTATGTCAAAAATAGAGGGATGGACCGCACTTTCAGCTTTGGAGACGCGTTCAGCTGGGAAATACTACTTATTTTTGCTTGTGAATGTGTTTCTTGGAAGCATAATTACAGGAACTGCCCTTCAGCAACTTAAAGAATTCATGAATCAGTCCCCAACTGA GATCCCAAAGACGGTTGGTGTGGCGATCCCGATGAAAGCGACATTTTTCATAACATACGTAATGGTAGACGGTTGGTCAGGAGTTGCGGCAGAGATCCTTAGATTGGTTCCTTTGATAGTATTTCACTTGAAAAACACATTTCTTGTAAAGACCGAAAAGGACAGAGAAGAGGCAATGGATGCCGGTTCGTTAACTTGGGCCGTATCTGAGCCCCGGATACAGTTGTACTTCCTGCTTGGATTAGTGTACTCTACCGTCACCCCTATACTACTCCCGTTCATTGTCATCTTTTTCGCCTTTGCCTATCTGGTTTTTCGCCATCAG GATTATTAA
- the LOC110910241 gene encoding probable sarcosine oxidase encodes MEDSTQFDVIVIGAGVMGSSTAYQAAKRGQKTLLLEQFDFLHHLGSSHGESRTIRATYPEEYYTPMVIESEKQWREFESEIGYKVYYKTGQLDLGPADNSSLVSIINNCRTHSINHRILDRDEARTRFSGMVEIPENWIAVTTELGGVLKPTKAVAMFQTLAIKHGAILKDKREIVDVAVDKHRGGVLVKSGSGEKFWGKKCVVTAGAWISKMVQNVCNGGVNLPVQPVETSLFYWKIKEGYEVDFTVGAGFPSFASYGDPYIYGTPALEFPGLIKVAVHGGRECDPDSRTWGAAAAGTEGTTMVIGYLKEWIKSTFGDRVNWEDGPVMRQSCMYSLTPDGDFVIDFLGGEFNEYVVVAGGFSGHGFKMAPVVGRILVDLALGGKAAAAQEEEIKHFKLRRFEDNPKGNAKAFEEQVRLR; translated from the exons atggaGGATTCAACCCAATTCGATGTGATCGTGATCGGAGCAGGCGTGATGGGAAGCTCAACCGCGTATCAAGCGGCTAAACGCGGCCAAAAAACGCTACTCCTCGAGCAATTCGACTTCCTGCACCACCTTGGATCGTCTCATGGAGAATCTCGAACAATTCGAGCTACTTACCCTGAAGAGTACTATACCCCGATGGTGATCGAATCGGAGAAACAATGGAGAGAATTTGAATCAGAAATCGGGTACAAGGTTTACTACAAAACCGGGCAGCTGGATTTGGGTCCAGCTGATAATAGCTCTCTGGTCTCAATCATCAACAATTGTAGAACACACTCGATTAATCACCGGATTCTCGACCGTGATGAGGCGAGGACACGGTTCTCTGGAATGGTTGAGATTCCAGAGAACTGGATCGCG GTAACGACGGAGCTTGGTGGTGTTCTGAAGCCTACGAAAGCGGTCGCGATGTTTCAAACACTCGCGATCAAACATGGGGCGATTCTTAAGGACAAAAGGGAGATTGTAGACGTTGCGGTTGATAAACATCGAGGCGGAGTTTTGGTTAAGAGCGGATCGGGGGAGAAGTTTTGGGGGAAGAAATGTGTGGTGACCGCGGGAGCTTGGATTAGTAAAATGGTACAAAATGTTTGCAATGGTGGTGTGAATTTGCCTGTACAACCTGTTGAAACAAGTTTGTTTTACTGGAAGATTAAAGAGGGTTATGAGGTTGATTTCACCGTTGGAGCCGGTTTTCCGTCGTTTGCAAGCTATGGTGATCCGTATATCTACGGAACACCGGCTTTGGAGTTCCCGGGTTTGATCAAAGTTGCGGTTCATGGTGGTCGGGAATGCGATCCAGATTCGAGGACATGGGGAGCAGCAGCGGCAG GTACTGAAGGTACAACAATGGTGATTGGATATCTAAAAGAATGGATCAAATCAACGTTTGGTGATCGAGTCAATTGGGAAGATGGGCCGGTGATGCGCCAATCTTGCATGTATTCATTAACACCAGATGGAGATTTCGTGATTGATTTCTTGGGTGGTGAGTTCAACGAATATGTGGTTGTTGCCGGTGGGTTCTCGGGTCATGGGTTCAAGATGGCTCCGGTGGTTGGGCGGATATTGGTGGATTTAGCGTTAGGCGGAAAAGCGGCTGCGGCCCAAGAAGAAGAAATCAAGCATTTTAAGCTTAGAAGGTTTGAAGATAACCCCAAAGGAAATGCTAAAGCCTTTGAAGAACAAGTTCGTCTTAGGTAA
- the LOC110910245 gene encoding CSC1-like protein At4g02900 isoform X1 has protein sequence MATLSDIAVSAAINSLSAILFLVAFAILRLQPINDRVYFPKWYLKGIRDSPTSSGTYVKKFVNLDVKMYLKFLNWMPAALRMPEPELIEHAGLDSAVYIRIYLLGLKIFCPIALLSFAVLVPVNYTGENFEELKTNMKDLTYSDIDKLSISNVAPGSSRLYAHIAMAYVFTCWTCYTLYNEYMIVAKMRLHFIANERRRPDQFTVLVRNVPPDADESVSEHVEHFFCVNHPDHYLTHQVVYNANTLADMVLEKKGLQNWLTYYTNKYERHPNKRPTTKTGFCGLWGKNVDAIDFYNEQIETLSKQEEAERERVLNDPNAIMASAFVSFRSRWGAAVCAQTDQSHNPTKWLTQWAPEPRDVYWDNLAIPYVELNLRRLLMAVALFGLTFCFMVPIAFVQTLANIEGIQKVFPFLRPLIEMGSVKSVIQGYLPGIILKIFLILLPTIIMTMSKIEGWTALSALETRSAGKYYLFLLVNVFLGSIITGTALQQLKEFMNQSPTEIPKTVGVAIPMKATFFITYVMVDGWSGVAAEILRLVPLIVFHLKNTFLVKTEKDREEAMDAGSLTWAVSEPRIQLYFLLGLVYSTVTPILLPFIVIFFAFAYLVFRHQIINVYDQKYESGATFWPDVHRQIIIGLMISQFLFLGLLNTKKATNATYFLVPLPILTFWFFRFCKGRFESQFRRFPLEDAMKKDTLERATEPNLNLKLYLQDAYVHPVFKGSMEFERPRVVDEEENSPLVATKRSIRRRGNQGNQEDNAEDIMVSPEGGSKAGPSSRKW, from the exons ATGGCTACTCTTTCGGATATTGCTGTATCCGCTGCTATTAATAGTCTATCTGCAATACTGTTTCTGGTTGCATTCGCTATCTTACGCCTTCAGCCCATCAATGATAGAGTTTACTTCCCAAAATGGTATCTCAAGGGCATAAGAGATAGTCCAACTAGTTCTGGAACTTATGTGAAGAAATTTGTCAATCTAGATGTCAAAATGTACCTAAAGTTCTTGAATTGGATGCCTGCTGCCTTACGAATGCCGGAGCCGGAGCTTATCGAACACGCAGGGCTTGATTCCGCTGTGTACATTCGGATATACCTTCTTGG CTTGAAAATATTTTGCCCCATCGCTCTGCTTTCGTTTGCTGTATTGGTGCCTGTTAATTATACAGGTGAGAATTTTGAGGAGTTGAAAACGAATATGAAAGATCTAACGTACAGTGATATTGACAAGCTCTCAATATCCAATGTCGCCCCGGGATCAAGCAG GTTGTACGCCCATATAGCAATGGCGTATGTCTTCACGTGTTGGACATGCTACACTCTTTACAATGAATACATGATTGTAGCAAAAATGAGGCTGCATTTTATTGCTAATGAAAGACGTCGTCCTGATCAATTTACA GTACTTGTAAGGAATGTTCCTCCAGATGCTGACGAATCAGTTAGTGAGCATGTTGAACATTTCTTCTGTGTTAATCACCCTGATCATTACCTTACACATCAG GTAGTGTACAATGCAAATACTCTTGCAGATATGGTGCTAGAAAAAAAGGGTCTACAAAATTGGCTTACGTACTACACCAACAAGTACGAGAGACACCCTAATAAAAGGCCAACAACCAAG ACAGGTTTTTGCGGTCTTTGGGGAAAAAATGTTGATGCTATTGATTTTTATAATGAACAAATCGAGACTCTAAGCAAACAA GAGGAGGCTGAAAGAGAAAGAGTGTTAAACGACCCAAACGCCATTATGGCATCAGCATTTGTTTCATTTAGATCACGGTGGGGTGCAGCTGTTTGTGCTCAAACGGACCAATCACATAATCCCACCAAATGGCTCACACAGTGGGCCCCGGAACCACGTGATGTATACTGGGACAATTTAGCCATACCGTATGTTGAGCTTAACTTGAGAAGATTGCTCATGGCTGTTGCTCTATTTGGTCTTACTTTCTGTTTTATGGTCCCTATAGCCTTTGTTCAAACTTTGGCTAATATTGAAGGAATTCAGAAGGTTTTTCCCTTTTTGAGACCTCTTATTGAAAT GGGATCGGTCAAGTCGGTAATTCAAGGTTATCTTCCCGGGATTATATTGAAGATATTTCTTATTCTTCTACCAACAATTATAATGACTATGTCAAAAATAGAGGGATGGACCGCACTTTCAGCTTTGGAGACGCGTTCAGCTGGGAAATACTACTTATTTTTGCTTGTGAATGTGTTTCTTGGAAGCATAATTACAGGAACTGCCCTTCAGCAACTTAAAGAATTCATGAATCAGTCCCCAACTGA GATCCCAAAGACGGTTGGTGTGGCGATCCCGATGAAAGCGACATTTTTCATAACATACGTAATGGTAGACGGTTGGTCAGGAGTTGCGGCAGAGATCCTTAGATTGGTTCCTTTGATAGTATTTCACTTGAAAAACACATTTCTTGTAAAGACCGAAAAGGACAGAGAAGAGGCAATGGATGCCGGTTCGTTAACTTGGGCCGTATCTGAGCCCCGGATACAGTTGTACTTCCTGCTTGGATTAGTGTACTCTACCGTCACCCCTATACTACTCCCGTTCATTGTCATCTTTTTCGCCTTTGCCTATCTGGTTTTTCGCCATCAG ATTATCAATGTATACGATCAGAAGTACGAGAGTGGTGCAACATTTTGGCCCGATGTTCACCGTCAAATAATCATTGGATTAATGATTTCACAATTTCTATTTTTAGGATTATTAAACACAAAAAAGGCAACTAATGCAACATATTTTCTGGTTCCTCTTCCCATCTTAACCTTCTGGTTCTTTAGATTCTGCAAGGGCCGGTTTGAATCTCAATTCAGACGATTCCCGTTAGAG GATGCGATGAAAAAAGATACACTAGAAAGGGCAACAGAACCGAACCTTAACTTGAAACTGTATCTCCAAGATGCATACGTACACCCGGTTTTCAAAGGCTCAATGGAGTTTGAAAGACCGAGAGTTGTTGATGAAGAAGAAAACAGTCCACTTGTTGCAACAAAAAGGAGTATTCGTAGAAGGGGTAACCAAGGGAATCAAGAAGACAATGCTGAGGACATAATGG